A single genomic interval of Homo sapiens chromosome 15, GRCh38.p14 Primary Assembly harbors:
- the ZFAND6 gene encoding AN1-type zinc finger protein 6 isoform d (isoform d is encoded by transcript variant 10) codes for MAQETNHSQVPMLCSTGCGFYGNPRTNGMCSVCYKEHLQRQNSSNGRISPPATSVSSLSESLPVQCTDGSVPEAQSALDSTSVDKAVPETEDVQASVSDTAQQPSEEQSKSLEKPKQKKNRCFMCRKKVGLTGFECRCGNVYCGVHRYSDVHNCSYNYKADAAEKIRKENPVVVGEKIQKI; via the exons ATGGCTCAAGAAACTAATCACAGCCAAGTGCCTATGCTTTGTTCCACTGGCTGTGGATTTTATGGAAACCCTCGTACAAATGGCATGTGTTCAGTATGCTATAAAGAACATCTTCAAAGACAGAATAGTAGTAATGGTAGAATAAGCCCACCTG CAACCTCTGTCAGTAGTCTGTCTGAATCTTTACCAGTTCAATGCACAGATGGCAGTGTGCCAGAAGCCCAGTCAGCATTAGACTCTAC ATCTGTGGACAAAGCAGTACCTGAAACAGAAGATGTGCAGG CTTCAGTATCAGACACAGCACAGCAGCCATCTGAAGAGCAAAGCAAGTCTCTTGAAAAAccgaaacaaaaaaagaatcgcTGTTTCATGTGCAGGAAGAAAGTGGGACTTACTG GGTTTGAATGCCGGTGTGGAAATGTTTACTGTGGTGTACACCGTTACTCAGATGTACACAATTGCTCTTACAATTACAAAGCCGATGCTGCtgagaaaatcagaaaagaaaatccagtaGTTGTTGGTGAAAAGATCCAAAAGATTTGA
- the ZFAND6 gene encoding AN1-type zinc finger protein 6 isoform a (isoform a is encoded by transcript variant 5) — MAQETNHSQVPMLCSTGCGFYGNPRTNGMCSVCYKEHLQRQNSSNGRISPPATSVSSLSESLPVQCTDGSVPEAQSALDSTSSSMQPSPVSNQSLLSESVASSQLDSTSVDKAVPETEDVQASVSDTAQQPSEEQSKSLEKPKQKKNRCFMCRKKVGLTGFECRCGNVYCGVHRYSDVHNCSYNYKADAAEKIRKENPVVVGEKIQKI, encoded by the exons ATGGCTCAAGAAACTAATCACAGCCAAGTGCCTATGCTTTGTTCCACTGGCTGTGGATTTTATGGAAACCCTCGTACAAATGGCATGTGTTCAGTATGCTATAAAGAACATCTTCAAAGACAGAATAGTAGTAATGGTAGAATAAGCCCACCTG CAACCTCTGTCAGTAGTCTGTCTGAATCTTTACCAGTTCAATGCACAGATGGCAGTGTGCCAGAAGCCCAGTCAGCATTAGACTCTACATCTTCATCTATGCAGCCCAG CCCTGTATCAAATCAGTCACTTTTATCAGAATCTGTAGCATCTTCTCAATTGGACAGTACATCTGTGGACAAAGCAGTACCTGAAACAGAAGATGTGCAGG CTTCAGTATCAGACACAGCACAGCAGCCATCTGAAGAGCAAAGCAAGTCTCTTGAAAAAccgaaacaaaaaaagaatcgcTGTTTCATGTGCAGGAAGAAAGTGGGACTTACTG GGTTTGAATGCCGGTGTGGAAATGTTTACTGTGGTGTACACCGTTACTCAGATGTACACAATTGCTCTTACAATTACAAAGCCGATGCTGCtgagaaaatcagaaaagaaaatccagtaGTTGTTGGTGAAAAGATCCAAAAGATTTGA
- the ZFAND6 gene encoding AN1-type zinc finger protein 6 isoform b (isoform b is encoded by transcript variant 8), with the protein MAQETNHSQVPMLCSTGCGFYGNPRTNGMCSVCYKEHLQRQNSSNGRISPPVQCTDGSVPEAQSALDSTSSSMQPSPVSNQSLLSESVASSQLDSTSVDKAVPETEDVQASVSDTAQQPSEEQSKSLEKPKQKKNRCFMCRKKVGLTGFECRCGNVYCGVHRYSDVHNCSYNYKADAAEKIRKENPVVVGEKIQKI; encoded by the exons ATGGCTCAAGAAACTAATCACAGCCAAGTGCCTATGCTTTGTTCCACTGGCTGTGGATTTTATGGAAACCCTCGTACAAATGGCATGTGTTCAGTATGCTATAAAGAACATCTTCAAAGACAGAATAGTAGTAATGGTAGAATAAGCCCACCTG TTCAATGCACAGATGGCAGTGTGCCAGAAGCCCAGTCAGCATTAGACTCTACATCTTCATCTATGCAGCCCAG CCCTGTATCAAATCAGTCACTTTTATCAGAATCTGTAGCATCTTCTCAATTGGACAGTACATCTGTGGACAAAGCAGTACCTGAAACAGAAGATGTGCAGG CTTCAGTATCAGACACAGCACAGCAGCCATCTGAAGAGCAAAGCAAGTCTCTTGAAAAAccgaaacaaaaaaagaatcgcTGTTTCATGTGCAGGAAGAAAGTGGGACTTACTG GGTTTGAATGCCGGTGTGGAAATGTTTACTGTGGTGTACACCGTTACTCAGATGTACACAATTGCTCTTACAATTACAAAGCCGATGCTGCtgagaaaatcagaaaagaaaatccagtaGTTGTTGGTGAAAAGATCCAAAAGATTTGA
- the ZFAND6 gene encoding AN1-type zinc finger protein 6 isoform c (isoform c is encoded by transcript variant 9) has translation MAQETNHSQVPMLCSTGCGFYGNPRTNGMCSVCYKEHLQRQNSSNGRISPPATSVSSLSESLPVQCTDGSVPEAQSALDSTSSSMQPSPVSNQSLLSESVASSQLDSTSVDKAVPETEDVQGFECRCGNVYCGVHRYSDVHNCSYNYKADAAEKIRKENPVVVGEKIQKI, from the exons ATGGCTCAAGAAACTAATCACAGCCAAGTGCCTATGCTTTGTTCCACTGGCTGTGGATTTTATGGAAACCCTCGTACAAATGGCATGTGTTCAGTATGCTATAAAGAACATCTTCAAAGACAGAATAGTAGTAATGGTAGAATAAGCCCACCTG CAACCTCTGTCAGTAGTCTGTCTGAATCTTTACCAGTTCAATGCACAGATGGCAGTGTGCCAGAAGCCCAGTCAGCATTAGACTCTACATCTTCATCTATGCAGCCCAG CCCTGTATCAAATCAGTCACTTTTATCAGAATCTGTAGCATCTTCTCAATTGGACAGTACATCTGTGGACAAAGCAGTACCTGAAACAGAAGATGTGCAGG GGTTTGAATGCCGGTGTGGAAATGTTTACTGTGGTGTACACCGTTACTCAGATGTACACAATTGCTCTTACAATTACAAAGCCGATGCTGCtgagaaaatcagaaaagaaaatccagtaGTTGTTGGTGAAAAGATCCAAAAGATTTGA